One window from the genome of Vicugna pacos chromosome 21, VicPac4, whole genome shotgun sequence encodes:
- the MPZ gene encoding LOW QUALITY PROTEIN: myelin protein P0 (The sequence of the model RefSeq protein was modified relative to this genomic sequence to represent the inferred CDS: substituted 1 base at 1 genomic stop codon), with protein MAPGAPSSSPSPVLAALLFSSLVLSPAQAIVVYTDREVHGAVGSQVTLHCSFWSSEWVSDDISFTWRYQPEGGRDAISIFHYAKGQPYIDEVGTFKERIQWVGDPYWKDGSIVIHNLDYSDNGTFTCDVKNPPDIVGKTSQVTLYVFEKVPTRYGVVLGAVIGGVLGIVLLSLGLFYLVRYCWLRRQAALQRRLSAMEKGKLHKPSKDSSKRGRQTPVLYAMLDHSRSTKAVSEKKTKGLGESRKDKKXRLAGRAGDRGPGAEVSKGARVVVIEMELRKDEQNSELRPAVKSPSRTSLKNALKNMIGLDSEK; from the exons aTGGCTCCTGGGGCTCCCTCGTCCAGCCCTAGTCCTGTCCTGGCTGCGCTACTCTTCTCCTCTTTGG TGCTCTCCCCGGCCCAGGCCATTGTGGTTTACACAGATAGGGAGGTCCACGGTGCTGTGGGCTCCCAGGTGACCTTGCATTGCTCCTTCTGGTCCAGCGAGTGGGTCTCAGATGACATCTCCTTCACCTGGCGCTACCAACCTGAAGGTGGCCGGGATGCCATCTCG ATCTTTCACTATGCCAAGGGACAACCCTACATCGATGAGGTGGGGACCTTCAAAGAGCGCATCCAGTGGGTAGGAGACCCTTACTGGAAGGATGGTTCCATTGTCATACACAACCTGGACTATAGCGACAACGGCACTTTCACCTGTGACGTCAAAAACCCACCAGACATAGTGGGCAAGACCTCTCAGGTCACACTCTATGTCTTTGAAAAAG TGCCTACTAGGTACGGGGTAGTGCTGGGAGCTGTGATCGGGGGTGTCTTGGGGATAGTGCTATTGTCGCTGGGGCTTTTCTACCTGGTTCGTTACTGCTGGCTACGCAGGCAGGCGGCCCTGCAGAGGAGGCTCAG tgccatggagaaggggAAATTGCACAAGCCTTCGAAGGACTCGTCGAAGCGCGGCCGGCAG ACGCCAGTGCTATATGCCATGCTGGACCACAGCAGAAGCACCAAAGCTGTCAGTGAGAAGAAAACTAAGGGGTTGGGGGAGTCTCGCAAGGATAAGAAATAGCGGTTAGCGGGCCGGGCGGGGGATCGGGGGCCAGGGGCAGAGGTCTCCAAAGGCGCTCGGGTGGTGGTCATCGAGATGGAGCTTCGAAAGGATGAGCAGAACTCGGAGCTCCGGCCTGCTGTCAAGTCCCCCAGCAGAACCAGCCTCAAGAACGCCCTCAAGAACATGATAGGCCTGGACTCAGAAAAGTGa